GTGTGTCCTGTGAAATCAAAAAAGAGCCGCGAGGATCGCTATACACTGTGGGCTTGTTCACTAAGCTCGTTTTACTCGCTTATAGGAATCAGGTGATATAGTTTCTGTAACCATTTGCTTAAAAGGAGGTGCACTATGAATTGGCTGATTGAAAAGGGAAACCAGTATGTACGTGAGTCAGACTGGAAGACCATGGCGCTTTTAAAGATCTGTCTTTGTGCCATGGGCGTGATGATCGGACTGAAGGTTCCACGAAAAAAGATGCAGGTGGTTGGATGTACGGCATTTGCGGTATTCCTGGCCTGCTATGTACCGCTTG
This portion of the Clostridium sp. AN503 genome encodes:
- a CDS encoding permease of phosphate ABC transporter translates to MNWLIEKGNQYVRESDWKTMALLKICLCAMGVMIGLKVPRKKMQVVGCTAFAVFLACYVPLVWKLVEIVRRVEAE